In one window of Streptomyces roseofulvus DNA:
- a CDS encoding DUF1254 domain-containing protein produces the protein MTDESMEQLATEAWLYGYPLVTAAVTKDAMTAVPARDDARRKAPVNQFCSMRTTPDASFTEVVSPNADTLYTSAWLDLSDEPLVLTLPDFGDRFWMVPILDAWSDVCAVVGRRAYGPSAGPFLIAGPSWSGAVPDGLTVLTSPTAVNWIIARYATSGPSDFAAVNKLQDATRLIPLSRWTGDPDDYSPPTDVPVPAGVDLTTAPVDQVHALSGRDYFALLNRMMVDNPPDPADAPFLGRLAALGVAPGASPDDLSAEELAVLDAGARRGPETLRELFARAESSKADGWAVHRGLGDYGTDYAKRAVITRYGYGANLDADALYPHATTDSDGRPLDGSHTYVLHFDAGQTPPVDGFWSLTMMNERQFFADNPLDRYAIGDRSDMRTNPDGSLDIYVQHEHPGPDRESNWLPAPAGGFNVFLRLYWPREAALTGDWTPPALRRTD, from the coding sequence CACGGAGGCGTGGCTCTACGGGTACCCGCTGGTCACGGCAGCCGTGACGAAGGACGCGATGACGGCCGTGCCGGCCCGGGACGACGCGCGCAGGAAGGCTCCGGTCAACCAGTTCTGCTCCATGCGCACCACGCCGGACGCCTCCTTCACGGAGGTCGTCTCGCCGAACGCCGACACGCTGTACACCAGCGCCTGGCTCGACCTGTCCGACGAGCCCCTGGTGCTGACCCTGCCCGACTTCGGCGACCGCTTCTGGATGGTCCCGATCCTGGACGCCTGGTCCGACGTCTGCGCCGTCGTCGGCCGGCGCGCGTACGGTCCGTCCGCCGGGCCGTTCCTGATCGCGGGGCCGTCCTGGTCCGGAGCGGTCCCCGACGGCCTGACCGTGCTCACGTCGCCCACGGCGGTGAACTGGATCATCGCCCGGTACGCGACCAGCGGCCCGTCGGACTTCGCGGCCGTCAACAAGCTCCAGGACGCCACGCGGCTGATCCCGCTGTCGCGGTGGACCGGCGATCCCGACGACTACTCCCCGCCCACCGACGTGCCCGTGCCCGCCGGCGTCGACCTCACGACGGCTCCCGTCGACCAGGTCCACGCGCTCAGCGGCCGCGACTACTTCGCGCTGCTCAACCGGATGATGGTCGACAACCCTCCCGACCCCGCCGACGCCCCGTTCCTCGGCCGTCTGGCCGCGCTGGGCGTCGCTCCCGGCGCGAGCCCGGACGACCTGTCCGCCGAGGAGCTCGCCGTCCTCGACGCGGGCGCCCGGCGCGGCCCCGAGACACTGCGCGAGCTGTTCGCCCGGGCCGAGTCCTCGAAGGCCGACGGGTGGGCCGTGCACCGCGGTCTGGGGGACTACGGAACCGACTACGCCAAGCGGGCGGTCATCACCCGGTACGGGTACGGGGCCAACCTCGACGCCGACGCCCTGTACCCGCACGCCACCACCGACTCCGACGGCCGGCCCCTCGACGGCTCCCACACCTACGTCCTGCACTTCGACGCCGGACAGACCCCGCCGGTCGACGGCTTCTGGTCCCTCACGATGATGAACGAGCGCCAGTTCTTCGCCGACAACCCGCTGGACCGGTACGCGATCGGCGACCGCAGCGACATGCGGACCAACCCTGACGGCTCCCTGGACATCTACGTCCAGCACGAGCATCCCGGACCCGACCGCGAGAGCAACTGGCTCCCGGCCCCCGCGGGCGGCTTCAACGTCTTCCTGCGCCTGTACTGGCCCCGGGAGGCCGCCCTCACCGGCGACTGGACCCCGCCGGCCCTGCGCCGGACCGACTGA
- the pntB gene encoding Re/Si-specific NAD(P)(+) transhydrogenase subunit beta — MSATHAAQAAYLVAALLFILALAGLSKHESARLGNAFGMLGMGVALAATVVLAADRGIAAGAAGLLAVAMLAGALIGLWRARGVEMTGMPELIALLHSFVGLAAVLVGWNGYLEVEHHPDGSEAAALDALGTLGIHHAEVLIGVFIGAVTFTGSVVAYLKLAARIASRPLTLPGKNALNLGALAVLVALTVRFTVAPALWLLVAATVLALALGWHLVASIGGGDMPVVVSMLNSYSGWAAAASGFLLGNDLLIVTGALVGSSGAYLSYIMCRAMNRSFLAVISGGFGIEAPPGSETDHGEHQEITAQAAAELLGAARSVIITPGYGMAVAQAQYPVAELTEKLRARGVDVRFGIHPVAGRLPGHMNVLLAEANVPYDIVLEMDEINPDFGDTDVVLVIGANDTVNPAGAEDPSSPLAGMPVLTVWEADRVIVFKRSMASGYAGVQNPLFFRENTAMLFGDAKERVEDIVSAL, encoded by the coding sequence ATGTCCGCCACCCACGCCGCACAGGCGGCCTACCTCGTCGCCGCCCTGCTGTTCATCCTCGCCCTCGCCGGACTCTCGAAGCACGAGTCGGCCCGGCTCGGCAACGCCTTCGGCATGCTCGGCATGGGCGTCGCCCTCGCCGCCACCGTCGTCCTCGCCGCCGACCGCGGCATCGCCGCCGGAGCCGCCGGCCTGCTCGCCGTCGCGATGCTGGCCGGCGCGCTCATCGGGCTGTGGCGCGCCCGGGGCGTCGAGATGACGGGCATGCCCGAACTGATCGCGCTGCTCCACTCCTTCGTCGGTCTCGCCGCCGTCCTCGTCGGCTGGAACGGCTACCTGGAGGTGGAGCACCACCCCGACGGCTCCGAGGCCGCCGCCCTGGACGCGCTCGGCACCCTCGGCATCCACCACGCCGAGGTCCTGATCGGCGTCTTCATCGGCGCGGTCACCTTCACCGGCTCGGTCGTCGCCTACCTGAAGCTCGCCGCCCGGATCGCCTCCCGCCCGCTGACGCTCCCCGGCAAGAACGCCCTCAACCTCGGCGCGCTCGCCGTCCTCGTCGCCCTGACCGTCCGCTTCACCGTCGCGCCCGCGCTGTGGCTGCTCGTCGCGGCGACGGTCCTGGCGCTCGCCCTCGGCTGGCACCTGGTGGCCTCCATCGGCGGCGGCGACATGCCCGTCGTCGTCTCCATGCTGAACAGCTACTCCGGCTGGGCGGCGGCCGCCTCCGGCTTCCTCCTGGGCAACGACCTGCTGATCGTCACCGGCGCCCTCGTCGGCTCCTCCGGTGCCTACCTCTCGTACATCATGTGCCGGGCGATGAACCGCTCCTTCCTCGCCGTCATCTCCGGCGGCTTCGGCATCGAGGCCCCGCCCGGCTCCGAGACCGACCACGGCGAGCACCAGGAGATCACCGCCCAGGCCGCCGCCGAACTCCTCGGCGCCGCCCGCTCGGTGATCATCACTCCCGGCTACGGCATGGCCGTAGCCCAGGCCCAGTACCCGGTCGCCGAACTCACCGAGAAGCTCCGGGCCAGGGGCGTCGACGTCCGCTTCGGCATCCACCCGGTCGCCGGCCGGCTGCCCGGCCACATGAACGTCCTGCTGGCCGAGGCCAACGTGCCGTACGACATCGTCCTCGAAATGGACGAGATCAACCCCGACTTCGGCGACACCGACGTCGTCCTCGTCATCGGCGCCAACGACACCGTCAACCCGGCCGGCGCCGAGGATCCGTCGAGTCCCCTCGCCGGCATGCCGGTCCTCACCGTGTGGGAGGCCGACCGGGTCATCGTCTTCAAACGCTCGATGGCCTCCGGCTACGCGGGCGTCCAGAACCCGCTGTTCTTCCGCGAGAACACCGCGATGCTCTTCGGCGACGCCAAGGAGCGCGTGGAGGACATCGTCAGCGCCCTGTGA
- a CDS encoding Re/Si-specific NAD(P)(+) transhydrogenase subunit alpha, which yields MIVGVLREERDGERRVAATPATVEKLRGLGYEVVVDPGAGAAAGFPDAAYEAAGARTGEATAADVVLGVDAPGPERLDRMRPGATVIALFAPAADPAVVEELGRRPLTVLSMDAVPRISRAQSMDVLSSMANIAGYRAVVEAAHEFGRFFTGQVTAAGKVPPARVLVAGAGVAGLAAIGTAGSLGAVVRATDPRPEVADQVRSLGGEYLAIESPETEVSKTGYAKEMGDDYKAREAALYAAECREADIVITTALIPGRPAPRLITAEMVATMRPGSVIVDMAAANGGNVAGTVPGERTVTANGVVILGYTDLAGRLPAQASQLYGTNLLNLLTLLTPGKDGVLVLDDDDPVQRSITVVRDGEIRWPPPPVEVSAAPAPTGATAAPPVSPVKEPMTPRRRFTGVALGALALFLAVGFAPAALLPHVTVFVLAIVIGYYVIGHVHHALHTPLMSVTNAISGIIVVGALLQIGHGGTLVTVLSAAAILLASINVFGGFAVTRRMLGMFNRS from the coding sequence GTGATTGTCGGAGTCCTCAGGGAGGAACGGGACGGGGAGCGGCGCGTGGCGGCGACGCCCGCCACGGTGGAGAAGCTCCGCGGGCTCGGGTACGAGGTCGTCGTCGACCCCGGCGCGGGCGCGGCGGCCGGCTTCCCGGACGCCGCGTACGAGGCTGCCGGGGCGCGGACCGGCGAGGCCACGGCGGCGGACGTGGTCCTCGGGGTCGACGCGCCCGGGCCGGAACGGCTCGACCGGATGCGTCCCGGGGCCACCGTCATCGCGCTGTTCGCCCCGGCCGCCGACCCGGCCGTGGTCGAGGAGCTGGGCCGACGGCCCCTCACCGTCCTGTCCATGGACGCGGTGCCGCGCATCAGCCGGGCCCAGTCGATGGACGTGCTGTCGTCGATGGCGAACATCGCCGGCTACCGGGCCGTGGTCGAGGCTGCCCACGAGTTCGGGCGCTTCTTCACCGGCCAGGTGACCGCCGCGGGCAAGGTGCCGCCGGCGCGGGTCCTCGTCGCCGGCGCGGGCGTCGCCGGCCTCGCCGCGATCGGCACCGCCGGCTCGCTCGGCGCCGTCGTCCGCGCCACCGACCCGCGCCCCGAGGTCGCCGACCAGGTCCGCTCGCTGGGCGGCGAGTACCTCGCCATCGAGTCCCCGGAGACGGAGGTCTCGAAGACGGGCTACGCCAAGGAGATGGGAGACGACTACAAGGCGCGCGAGGCCGCCCTCTACGCCGCGGAGTGCCGCGAGGCCGACATCGTCATCACCACCGCCCTCATCCCCGGCCGCCCCGCGCCCCGGCTGATCACCGCGGAGATGGTCGCGACGATGAGGCCCGGCTCCGTCATCGTCGACATGGCCGCCGCCAACGGCGGCAACGTCGCCGGCACCGTGCCGGGGGAGCGGACCGTCACCGCGAACGGCGTCGTCATCCTCGGCTACACCGACCTGGCCGGCCGCCTCCCCGCCCAGGCGTCCCAGCTGTACGGCACCAACCTCCTCAACCTCCTCACGCTCCTGACGCCCGGCAAGGACGGCGTCCTCGTCCTCGACGACGACGACCCCGTGCAGCGCTCGATCACGGTCGTGCGCGACGGAGAGATCCGCTGGCCGCCCCCGCCGGTCGAGGTCTCGGCCGCGCCCGCCCCGACCGGTGCCACCGCCGCGCCCCCCGTCTCGCCGGTGAAGGAGCCGATGACGCCGAGGCGCCGCTTCACCGGTGTCGCCCTCGGCGCCCTCGCGCTCTTCCTCGCCGTCGGCTTCGCCCCGGCCGCGCTCCTGCCCCACGTCACCGTCTTCGTGCTCGCGATCGTCATCGGCTACTACGTCATCGGTCACGTGCACCACGCCCTGCACACCCCGCTGATGTCGGTGACCAACGCGATCTCCGGGATCATCGTCGTCGGCGCCCTGCTCCAGATCGGCCACGGCGGCACCCTCGTCACCGTGCTGTCGGCCGCCGCCATCCTGCTGGCGAGCATCAACGTCTTCGGCGGCTTCGCGGTGACCCGCCGCATGCTCGGAATGTTCAACAGGAGCTGA
- a CDS encoding acetylxylan esterase, with protein MTLFDLPLDRLREYRSASEEPGDFDAFWAKTLGEAREHDLDARFERVATGLATVETYDVTFAGFGGQPVKGWFVVPAGITEPVPVVVEFLGYGGGRGLAHSHLLWASAGFAHFVMDTRGQGSGWAPGDTADPVGSAPAFPGFMTRGVEAPETYYYRRLYTDAVRAVEAARSHPLADAARTAVTGISQGGGITVAVSGLVRDLAAVAPDVPFLCDFPRATTVTDRTPYREIGNYLKTHRGRVEQVRRTLAYFDGVHFAARANAPALFSTALEDQTCPPSTVFAAFNAYAHEDKAIEVYDFNDHEGGEAFQQAAQLAWLPERLRAR; from the coding sequence ATGACCCTCTTCGACCTGCCCCTCGACCGGCTCCGCGAGTACCGCAGCGCGTCCGAGGAACCCGGGGACTTCGACGCGTTCTGGGCGAAGACGCTCGGCGAGGCGCGGGAGCACGACCTTGACGCGCGCTTCGAGCGGGTGGCGACGGGGCTCGCGACGGTGGAGACGTACGACGTCACCTTCGCCGGTTTCGGCGGGCAGCCGGTGAAGGGCTGGTTCGTCGTCCCGGCGGGGATCACCGAACCGGTCCCGGTCGTCGTGGAGTTCCTGGGGTACGGCGGCGGGCGCGGCCTGGCGCACAGCCACCTGCTGTGGGCGTCCGCCGGGTTCGCGCACTTCGTGATGGACACCCGCGGTCAGGGCAGCGGCTGGGCGCCGGGCGACACCGCGGACCCGGTGGGCAGCGCGCCCGCCTTCCCGGGGTTCATGACGCGCGGCGTGGAGGCCCCGGAGACGTACTACTACCGGCGGCTGTACACGGACGCCGTGCGCGCGGTGGAGGCGGCCCGGTCGCACCCGCTGGCGGACGCGGCCCGCACCGCGGTCACCGGGATCAGCCAGGGCGGCGGCATCACCGTCGCCGTCTCCGGTCTGGTCCGGGACCTGGCGGCGGTGGCGCCGGACGTGCCGTTCCTGTGCGACTTCCCGCGCGCGACGACCGTCACGGACCGGACGCCGTACCGGGAGATCGGCAACTATCTGAAGACGCACCGGGGCCGGGTGGAGCAGGTGCGCCGGACCCTCGCCTACTTCGACGGGGTGCACTTCGCGGCCCGGGCGAACGCCCCGGCGCTGTTCTCGACCGCGCTGGAGGACCAGACCTGCCCGCCGTCGACGGTGTTCGCCGCGTTCAACGCGTACGCGCACGAGGACAAGGCGATCGAGGTCTACGACTTCAACGACCACGAGGGCGGCGAGGCGTTCCAGCAGGCGGCGCAGCTGGCCTGGCTGCCGGAGCGGCTGCGCGCGCGATAG